ATAACCACATTAAAGCGTTTGGAAGTATAAAGAAAGCTGTTGAAAAAATAGTTTCATCTATCCCAGTAACAACAAAAGTAGAAATTGAAATAGAGAATGAAGGTCAACTAAAAGAACTTCTAAGCGTTATAGAATCAGTAGACATAGTAATGCTTGACAATTGGGATATAGAGAGAATAGACGACGCAGTTAAACTTTTGAGAAAAGAAAAAAACTCCTTAAAGATAGAAGTTTCTGGAAACATTACTTTTGATAAACTTTTAAAGTTAAAGGACAAAGATATAGACTTTGTTTCAACCAGCAAGATAATAACATCTGCTAAGTGGGTAGACATTAGCATGGAGGTCGTATGAATATTCCTCAGCTTAATGCCTTAGACGCTGTTATCTTGGTAGCCCTTCTATGGAACATTATTAGAGGTTTTAGTAAGGGAGTTATAGAGGAAATAATGTCAATATTAGGAATAATCATCAGTATAGTATTGGCCCTTAACCTTCACCGTCCTGTTGCCACTTTACTACTGAAGACTGAAAATTATGACCCTTCGGCAGGAATAATAGTTGGCTTCGTTATCTATCTGGTTTCATTCCTTATATTCAAATACATAGCTTTTAATCTGACTAAGCTAATCAAACTGACGCCTTTAGGAATATTTAACAACATCTTGGGGTTGCTATTTGGAATTGTAAGGGGACTAGCTATTGCTTCCATTTTTGTTTTAGGAACAGCTATGGTATCTCCTGAGAACTACTTGATAAAGAAGAGCCATCTTGGTGGAATTACTGTTCCACTAATAGATAAGGCTATATCTCTCATGCCAAAGTCTACACGGGAACATTTAGAAGAGAATTGGAGTATTGCTCGAGAATACCTTTTAGAGAACTTCAAAGAATGGATAAAAAACGGGGAAGAAAAGGTTGAAAATAAGGTAAGGGGGGAGGCTTAGAGCCTACACCCCGCAAGAAGCCATATGTTTCATTAGGTCTCCAAGCCTTACAGAGTATCCCCACTCATTATCATACCAAGCAAGGATTTTGACAAGATTTCCGTTGATTACATCTGTACTCTTTCCATCAACAATTGCAGAGTGTGGATCTCCAGTAAAGTCTATGGATACAAGTTCCTCTTCTGTATAGGCAAGAATACCCTTTAGTTCCCCTTCCGCAGCTTCTTTAAGGGCTTGGTTAACATCTTCTTTTGTTACTTCTTTTTCCACCACGCAGACAAAGTCTATAAGGGATACATCAGGAGTTGGTACTCTGATAGAGATTCCATTAAACTTACCTTTAAGCTCTGGAATTACAAGTCCAACAGCCTTTGCCGCACCTGTTGAAGTTGGAACCATAGACAGAGCTGCAGCTCTTGCTCTTCTTAAATCTTTGTGAGGAGCATCAAGAAGCCTTTGATCTGCAGTGTAAGAGTGAACAGTTGTTAAGAAACCAGACTCTATACCAAAGTTTTTAAGAAGCACCTTGGCAACTGGAGCCAAACAGTTTGTTGTACAAGAAGCGTTGGAAACAATAAAGTGCTTATTAGGATCGTAACTTTCGTGGTTAACTCCCATAACAATCGTTATATCAGGTTCCTTTGCAGGAGCAGAAATAACTACCCTCTTTGCTCCAGCTTTAAGATGTTTTGAAGCTCCTTCTCTATTTCTGAATCTTCCAGTAGATTCAAGAACAATATCCACATCAAGTTCTTTCCAAGGAAGTTTTTCAGGATCTGGTTCAGAGAAAACTTTAATTCTCTTACCATCGATGATTAGTTCATCACCTTCAGCCTTTACATCAACATCAAGTTTTCCGTGAACAGAATCATACTTGAAAAGATGTGCTAAAGTTTTTGCATCTGTTAGGTCGTTAATAGCAACAATTTCTATCTCTTCATCGTTAAGTCTTGCTCTGTGGAAACATCTCCCTATTCTTCCATAACCGTTAATCGCTACCCTTATAGCCATAGACTCCTCCCTTCTAAAAAAATTTAAGTTCGTTTAATGATAAACTTTCAGTAAAGTTTATTCAAATCGGGGAATATAGAAATGGAATCCCTCTTATTTGCAACCACTGTTTTCTTCGCAGCTTTAACTTTTATCTTTGGATACATAGCCCTTTCAGAAAGAAGAAAAAGAGAAAGAGTTCTTTCTTCCTTAAGAAGTTCTCGTTCAAAGGAAGAAGCTTC
The sequence above is drawn from the Desulfurobacteriaceae bacterium genome and encodes:
- a CDS encoding CvpA family protein — protein: MNIPQLNALDAVILVALLWNIIRGFSKGVIEEIMSILGIIISIVLALNLHRPVATLLLKTENYDPSAGIIVGFVIYLVSFLIFKYIAFNLTKLIKLTPLGIFNNILGLLFGIVRGLAIASIFVLGTAMVSPENYLIKKSHLGGITVPLIDKAISLMPKSTREHLEENWSIAREYLLENFKEWIKNGEEKVENKVRGEA
- the gap gene encoding type I glyceraldehyde-3-phosphate dehydrogenase, translating into MAIRVAINGYGRIGRCFHRARLNDEEIEIVAINDLTDAKTLAHLFKYDSVHGKLDVDVKAEGDELIIDGKRIKVFSEPDPEKLPWKELDVDIVLESTGRFRNREGASKHLKAGAKRVVISAPAKEPDITIVMGVNHESYDPNKHFIVSNASCTTNCLAPVAKVLLKNFGIESGFLTTVHSYTADQRLLDAPHKDLRRARAAALSMVPTSTGAAKAVGLVIPELKGKFNGISIRVPTPDVSLIDFVCVVEKEVTKEDVNQALKEAAEGELKGILAYTEEELVSIDFTGDPHSAIVDGKSTDVINGNLVKILAWYDNEWGYSVRLGDLMKHMASCGV